The following are from one region of the Bacteroidales bacterium genome:
- a CDS encoding nucleoside-diphosphate sugar epimerase/dehydratase, whose amino-acid sequence MIQRFLVHFSNRFVSRYLVLASDVVIVVVSLVTAYIIRFNFDLTYIHQWKLSTYLPVVVFFSLAAFLITRSYVGIIRHTSTNDVIRIFRAVLFTIIALVLLNTIIQRFGWPFEQILPLSIIIIFGLITLFLMIFTRLLSKLVWIRLMKGRSENIHVLIYGAGKAGILTKDALINDLNNDYKVVCFIDDNPGKIGKSLEGIPVNGPEVLNAHYLAQKKVSEVIIAIHRIDPVKKRQIVDACLQFNVTVKDIPPVESWINGEIQAKQIRNVSIEDLLQREPIVLRNSQVAGENQGKVVMVTGAAGSIGSEIARQLMHLKVKSIILVDQAETPLHELTLRFRQTFTDFSRIARVIIADVSDAHRMGRIFEQYRPELIYHAAAYKHVPMMEENPWEAIRVNVFGTRLLADLAVSYQTGKFVMVSTDKAVRASSVMGATKRAAEIYIQSLGNRQEHHTRFITTRFGNVLGSNGSVIPLFRRQIEEGGPVTVTHPEITRFFMTIPEACQLVLEAGAMAKGGEIYLFDMGQPVRIVDLARHMIRLSGLQPDKDIQIVYCGLRPGEKLYEELLNSTENNIPTHHPRIMIAKVSPVDLNLVVRQMEQIETAWKSGDDVEMVRRLKEMVPDFRSNNSVYEALDKQ is encoded by the coding sequence ATGATCCAACGATTCCTGGTTCATTTTTCAAACCGGTTCGTATCACGTTACCTGGTGCTGGCATCCGATGTTGTGATCGTGGTGGTTTCACTGGTCACCGCTTACATCATCCGTTTCAATTTTGATCTGACCTACATCCATCAGTGGAAACTTTCCACCTATCTTCCCGTGGTGGTGTTTTTTTCCCTGGCCGCCTTTCTCATCACACGCTCCTATGTCGGGATCATCCGCCACACCAGCACCAACGATGTGATCCGGATCTTCCGGGCGGTGCTGTTCACCATCATCGCGCTGGTGCTGCTCAACACCATCATCCAGCGGTTCGGATGGCCGTTTGAGCAAATCCTTCCCCTCAGCATCATCATCATCTTTGGCCTGATCACCCTGTTTTTGATGATCTTCACGCGACTGCTGTCGAAGCTGGTCTGGATCCGGCTGATGAAAGGGCGAAGCGAGAACATCCACGTACTGATCTATGGAGCCGGCAAAGCCGGGATCCTCACCAAGGATGCGCTGATCAACGACCTGAACAACGACTACAAGGTGGTGTGTTTCATTGACGACAATCCCGGCAAGATCGGCAAGAGCCTGGAGGGCATCCCCGTGAACGGGCCGGAAGTGCTCAATGCACACTATCTCGCACAGAAGAAAGTCAGCGAGGTGATCATCGCCATTCACAGGATCGATCCCGTAAAAAAACGGCAGATCGTGGATGCCTGCCTTCAGTTTAATGTTACCGTCAAGGACATCCCTCCCGTTGAATCCTGGATCAATGGTGAGATCCAGGCCAAGCAGATCAGGAATGTCAGCATTGAGGACCTGCTCCAGCGTGAGCCGATCGTACTCAGGAACAGTCAGGTAGCCGGTGAAAACCAGGGGAAGGTGGTGATGGTGACGGGTGCTGCCGGAAGCATCGGCAGTGAGATCGCCCGGCAGCTGATGCATCTGAAGGTGAAGAGCATCATCCTGGTGGACCAGGCCGAAACCCCGCTTCACGAGCTGACGCTGCGGTTCAGGCAGACCTTTACGGATTTCAGCAGGATCGCCCGGGTGATAATTGCCGACGTGAGTGACGCCCACCGGATGGGACGCATCTTCGAACAGTACCGGCCGGAGCTGATCTACCACGCAGCAGCCTACAAGCACGTGCCGATGATGGAAGAAAATCCCTGGGAGGCGATCCGGGTGAACGTTTTCGGCACGCGGTTGCTGGCCGACCTGGCCGTCAGTTACCAGACCGGCAAATTCGTGATGGTGTCCACCGACAAGGCCGTGAGGGCTTCCAGCGTGATGGGCGCCACCAAGCGCGCGGCGGAGATCTACATCCAGAGCCTGGGCAACCGCCAGGAACATCATACCCGCTTTATCACCACCCGGTTCGGGAACGTGCTGGGTTCCAACGGTTCGGTCATCCCCCTGTTCCGCCGGCAGATCGAAGAAGGCGGCCCCGTTACCGTCACGCATCCCGAGATCACCCGCTTTTTCATGACCATCCCCGAAGCCTGTCAGCTGGTGCTGGAAGCCGGCGCCATGGCCAAAGGGGGAGAGATCTACCTGTTCGACATGGGACAGCCGGTGCGCATCGTTGACCTGGCCCGGCACATGATCCGGCTCTCCGGCCTACAACCGGATAAGGACATCCAAATCGTTTACTGTGGCCTGCGGCCGGGCGAAAAACTCTACGAAGAGCTGCTGAACAGCACCGAGAACAACATCCCCACCCACCACCCGCGCATCATGATCGCCAAAGTGAGTCCTGTGGATCTTAATCTGGTGGTCCGGCAGATGGAACAGATCGAAACGGCCTGGAAATCGGGGGATGATGTGGAGATGGTACGCAGGCTCAAAGAGATGGTGCCTGATTTTCGCAGCAACAATTCGGTTTACGAAGCACTCGACAAACAATGA